A single window of Sphingobacteriales bacterium DNA harbors:
- a CDS encoding methyltransferase domain-containing protein, with protein sequence MNEFPVWKKALSYFWEFNLEKINSEFSGELQVTYHKNNLKLITENAIYSFGNHYTSFKEAFQYIQIKDQKVESVLVLGLGLGSVIQQLEAHQTIKNITTVEIDKDIIYLCKKYLNTKYNIEYINNDALKFVNENKKKYDLIIVDLYIDDVTPSNFQTKYFLEQLHNLVSIKGMLLFSKLEISIQNKVENDNFSKLFLSIFPQSFSINTNGNKIFIYQDKN encoded by the coding sequence ATGAATGAATTTCCAGTTTGGAAAAAAGCATTGAGTTATTTTTGGGAGTTTAATCTTGAAAAAATAAATTCAGAGTTTAGTGGCGAGTTGCAAGTTACCTATCACAAAAACAACTTAAAACTAATTACAGAAAATGCTATTTATTCATTTGGTAATCATTATACATCATTCAAAGAAGCATTTCAATACATTCAAATCAAAGACCAAAAAGTAGAATCAGTTTTGGTACTTGGATTAGGCTTAGGTAGCGTAATACAACAGTTAGAAGCACATCAAACAATAAAGAATATTACTACAGTAGAAATTGATAAAGACATTATTTATCTATGTAAAAAGTACCTCAATACAAAGTATAATATTGAATATATAAATAATGATGCACTAAAATTTGTAAATGAAAACAAAAAAAAATACGATTTAATTATTGTCGATTTGTATATAGATGATGTTACACCATCAAACTTTCAGACAAAATATTTTCTAGAACAATTACATAATTTAGTATCAATAAAAGGTATGTTGTTGTTTAGTAAATTAGAAATCTCCATTCAAAACAAAGTTGAAAATGATAATTTTTCTAAACTATTTCTGTCAATATTTCCGCAGTCATTTTCAATCAATACAAACGGAAATAAAATATTTATTTATCAAGACAAAAACTAA
- a CDS encoding PHP domain-containing protein produces the protein MCDFAPLHCHTQFSLLDGATDIDAMVKKAKEDGMQAVAITDHGNMFGVFKFFAACKKYGIKPILGCEVYVVEDRFNKNLREKIKINDTINYCWQKMKLDIKI, from the coding sequence ATGTGCGATTTTGCTCCACTACACTGTCATACCCAATTTTCACTCTTAGATGGAGCAACAGATATTGATGCTATGGTAAAAAAAGCAAAAGAAGATGGAATGCAAGCAGTTGCCATCACAGACCATGGCAATATGTTCGGTGTGTTTAAATTTTTCGCAGCTTGCAAAAAATATGGAATAAAACCAATATTAGGTTGTGAAGTATATGTAGTAGAAGATAGGTTTAATAAAAATTTACGAGAGAAAATAAAGATAAACGATACCATCAATTATTGTTGGCAAAAAATGAAATTGGATATAAAAATCTAA